A region from the Cydia fagiglandana chromosome 23, ilCydFagi1.1, whole genome shotgun sequence genome encodes:
- the LOC134676011 gene encoding BUD13 homolog: protein MAAKIDQKAYLQKYLTGSSADKKKKKKKVVKGKGIKLIDDDIDLSKLRPLDGDEFILDGGEDAPQIAGIIDERPEEVQKMEQFKTSSKWKVVNQDDGFNSRLQVQEIKRDIKEKEKENELIFGKMYSDSEDEKQSEKDNSKTNDKDSKKAQNSDSDISPPKQRSSQKDEKYDSDQSPPRKNSQKREKRRGHDSDESPPRRKDQRSKKNYDSDQSPPRRDQQKKNYDSDQSPPRKSQKEQKRSGLSLSRKGQKEKSKNYDSDVSPPRKNQRKYDCDQSPPKKRENRPKERRKPSRWGEWEKEQDSDMSPQRKSSKSSKSPKRYSRSPQRKAKHSHGSTSPRRTDERKRKSPRRGSDSDLSPPRKQKNKEKRRRSSDSDLSPPRRNGAKNRRNSDSDQSPPRRKNDSPPPTHKKMARTLDGKLAGLQDAGQLRQENEAFRRREEEAFSRMNDEVSGRNAKVVSRKSKRETSEERQKQKEKAERQKELDEKYKKWSRGLKQIEDQESRVQEFMHEASKPLARHKDDADLESRLKNIEREGDPMLAYMREKKRERGDLPPERPTYKGSFPPNRFNIRPGYRWDGVDRSNGYEKSFFEHQSKRRAQEEEAYKWSTEDL from the exons ATGGCTGCTAAGATCGACCAGAAAGCTTATTTACAGAAATATTTAACTGGATCGTCGGCTgacaaaaagaaaaagaaaaaaaaagtcgtGAAAGGCAAAGG AATCAAATTGATTGACGATGACATAGACTTGTCCAAGCTCCGTCCGCTAGACGGTGATGAGTTTATACTGGACGGGGGCGAGGACGCCCCGCAGATCGCAGGCATCATTGATGAGAGGCCCGAGGAAGTGCAGAAGATGGAGCAGTTTAAGACAAGCTCCAAGTGGAAAGTTGTTAACCAA GATGATGGTTTCAACAGTAGACTACAAGTACAAGAAATAAAAAGAGACATCAAAGAGAAAGAGAAGGAAAATGAACTAATTTTCGGCAAAATGTACAGTGATTCTGAAGACGAAAAACAATCAGAAAAAGATAACTCAAAGACTAACGATAAAGATTCCAAAAAGGCTCAAAATAGCGATAGTGATATTAGTCCGCCAAAGCAAAGATCATCTCAAAAAGACGAGAAATATGATTCAGATCAGTCCCCTCCTAGAAAGAATAGTCAAAAAAGAGAGAAGAGAAGAGGTCATGACTCCGACGAGTCACCACCAAGAAGGAAAGATCAAAGAAGTAAAAAGAATTATGATTCTGACCAATCACCCCCAAGAAGAGATCAACAAAAGAAGAATTACGACTCAGATCAGTCACCTCCAAGAAAATCTCAGAAAGAACAGAAAAGATCAGGCCTATCACTTTCTAGAAAAGGTCAAAAAGAAAAGAGTAAGAATTATGACTCTGATGTATCGCCTCCAAGAAAGAATCAAAGAAAGTACGACTGCGATCAATCGCCGCCAAAAAAAAGGGAAAACAGACCGAAAGAAAGAAGAAAACCAAGCCGTTGGGGTGAATGGGAGAAAGAACAGGATTCAGATATGTCACCGCAAAGAAAATCAAGTAAAAGCTCAAAATCTCCTAAAAGATATTCAAGGTCACCACAAAGAAAGGCTAAACACTCACACGGTTCTACCTCACCAAGAAGGACAGATGAAAGGAAAAGGAAATCGCCAAGGAGGGGTTCTGATTCTGATTTGTCACCGCCGAGGAAACAGAAGAATAAAGAGAAACGGAGAAGATCGTCAGACTCTGACTTGTCGCCGCCCAGAAGGAATGGTGCTAAGAATAGAAG aAACAGTGACTCTGACCAGTCACCACCCCGAAGAAAAAATGACAGCCCACCGCCAACCCACAAGAAAATGGCTAGGACACTCGATGGAAAGCTAGCGGGTCTACAAGACGCCGGACAACTAAGGCAGGAGAATGAAGCGTTCAGGAGGAGAGAGGAGGAAGCCTTTAGTAGGATGAACGATGAAGTTTCGGGGAGAAATGCTAAAGTAGTTTCTAGGAAGA GTAAGAGAGAAACGTCAGAAGAAAGACAGAAGCAGAAAGAAAAAGCGGAGAGGCAAAAGGAACTTGATGAGAAGTACAAAAAATGGAGCAGAGG CTTAAAACAGATTGAAGACCAAGAGTCCCGCGTCCAAGAGTTCATGCATGAGGCATCCAAACCTCTAGCCAGACATAAAGACGACGCCGATCTAGAGAGCAGGCTTAAAAACATCGAGAGAGAGGGAGACCCTATGCTGGCTTACATGAGAGAGAAGAAGAGAGAACGAGGGGACCTGCCACCAG AACGGCCCACATACAAAGGCAGTTTCCCGCCAAACCGCTTCAACATCCGTCCCGGTTACCGCTGGGACGGCGTAGATCGTTCCAATGGCTACGAGAAAAGTTTCTTCGAACACCAAAGTAAAAGGCGAGCGCAGGAAGAAGAGGCCTATAAATGGAGTACTGAAGACCTATAA